Proteins from one Malaya genurostris strain Urasoe2022 chromosome 2, Malgen_1.1, whole genome shotgun sequence genomic window:
- the LOC131427750 gene encoding uncharacterized protein LOC131427750 isoform X1, which yields MDKSRLSTCFYLCLAMLLDSSQGHPTPSQQLKINSSSSSSNMLPTVKKDVFMSRGWGASGMPFTMFYLNHYAKAQKAYAQSQAQQQQQQLQRLRQQEHDESRLRPGEDQMSFEQPRILPYGTRYAEPQADAHHSDYDRNGPKEDEYTDSTIYLPAKSSLPRRHYNVPQLFVSYGWGPMG from the coding sequence AGTCGACTTTCAACTTGTTTTTATTTGTGCCTCGCTATGCTACTGGATTCGTCACAAGGGCACCCAACCCCGTCACAGCAGTTAAAgatcaacagcagcagcagcagcagcaatatGCTGCCAACGGTCAAGAAAGACGTCTTCATGTCGCGAGGTTGGGGCGCCTCCGGAATGCCTTTCACCATGTTTTACCTCAATCACTACGCTAAGGCACAGAAAGCGTACGCCCAGAGTCAggcgcagcaacaacaacaacaacttcaAAGACTACGTCAGCAGGAACATGACGAAAGCAGATTGCGACCCGGTGAGGACCAGATGTCCTTTGAACAACCAAGAATACTACCATACGGAACACGATATGCGGAGCCACAAGCAGACGCACATCATAGCGACTATGATCGAAATGGCCCCAAAGAGGACGAGTACACCGATAGTACTATCTATTTACCCGCAAAATCAAGTTTACCTCGACGGCACTACAATGTACCTCAACTCTTCGTATCCTACGGCTGGGGACCGATGGGTTAA
- the LOC131427750 gene encoding uncharacterized protein LOC131427750 isoform X2, whose protein sequence is MLLDSSQGHPTPSQQLKINSSSSSSNMLPTVKKDVFMSRGWGASGMPFTMFYLNHYAKAQKAYAQSQAQQQQQQLQRLRQQEHDESRLRPGEDQMSFEQPRILPYGTRYAEPQADAHHSDYDRNGPKEDEYTDSTIYLPAKSSLPRRHYNVPQLFVSYGWGPMG, encoded by the coding sequence ATGCTACTGGATTCGTCACAAGGGCACCCAACCCCGTCACAGCAGTTAAAgatcaacagcagcagcagcagcagcaatatGCTGCCAACGGTCAAGAAAGACGTCTTCATGTCGCGAGGTTGGGGCGCCTCCGGAATGCCTTTCACCATGTTTTACCTCAATCACTACGCTAAGGCACAGAAAGCGTACGCCCAGAGTCAggcgcagcaacaacaacaacaacttcaAAGACTACGTCAGCAGGAACATGACGAAAGCAGATTGCGACCCGGTGAGGACCAGATGTCCTTTGAACAACCAAGAATACTACCATACGGAACACGATATGCGGAGCCACAAGCAGACGCACATCATAGCGACTATGATCGAAATGGCCCCAAAGAGGACGAGTACACCGATAGTACTATCTATTTACCCGCAAAATCAAGTTTACCTCGACGGCACTACAATGTACCTCAACTCTTCGTATCCTACGGCTGGGGACCGATGGGTTAA
- the LOC131427753 gene encoding zinc finger protein 84-like: MQICRICTEDINSEAYVSIFEGYDPIPDMIEDLSGLKVTKNDGLPDVLCTECYGGLDSALQLKQKCLFSDQKLRNLINYDSIEVTETKVHIAPIISYKIIYEDVSDSVPPEVETTDDLAMPSKDLNEQLVMIPNTLNNLEEVDNFDGTVLKCCGCSSAFESKDHLLEHSKEMHEQQRTTNEERPFECEICFKRYMSKRGLNLHKRNPYLLKQYQCSVCGKRFSNFIVLANHERSHSKLKPFSCNVCSKSFGSQSNLLAHLKLHSVVPEHTKHVCSLCGKGFSRKSYLKYHYSLLHSEKTPFSCTLCSSKFKAKANLRLHLRTHTQERPYSCELCDRTFMYPTDRKRHMIQHTGEKPFKCTDCDKGFTRKGLLKRHRACHEDNITQTDDSI, from the exons ATGCAAATTTGTCGAATTTGCACTGAGGATATCAATTCCGAAGCATATGTCTCAATATTCGAAGGATATGATCCGATTCCCGACATGATAGAAGATTTGAGTGGGCTAAAG GTAACGAAAAACGACGGATTACCGGATGTGCTATGTACAGAGTGCTATGGAGGTCTCGATTCTGCTTTACAACTCaaacaaaaatgtttattttccgACCAGAAGCTCAGGAATCTTATCAATTATGACAGTATTGA AGTAACTGAAACCAAAGTTCACATTGCTCCGATAATCAGTTACAAGATTATTTACGAAGATGTGTCAGATTCGGTTCCCCCCGAAGTAGAAACTACAGATGATTTGGCTATGCCAAGCAAGGATTTAAATGAACAACTGGTAATGATTCCTAACACTTTAAACAACTTAGAAGAAGTCGATAATTTTGATGGTACGGTGCTCAAATGTTGCGGGTGTTCGTCTGCGTTCGAAAGCAAAGACCATTTGTTAGAACACTCCAAAGAAATGCACGAGCAGCAGCGCACAACAAACGAAGAacgacctttcgaatgtgaaatatgtttcaaaagatATATGTCGAAACGGGGGCTAAACTTGCACAAACGAAATCCTTATTTACTAAAACAGTATCAGTGTTCTGTATGTGGTAAGCGATTCAGTAATTTTATAGTGTTAGCAAATCACGAACGAAGCCACTCGAAGTTGAAACCTTTTTCGTGTAACGTCTGTTCCAAAAGCTTTGGTTCGCAATCGAATCTACTGGCACATCTTAAATTACATTCCGTTGTTCCTGAGCACACTAAACACGTGTGTAGTCTCTGTGGAAAAGGATTCAGCAGAAAGAGCTATCTAAAATATCACTATTCATTACTCCACAGCGAAAAAACGCCCTTTTCTTGTACGCTTTGTTCAAGTAAATTTAAAGCTAAAGCAAATTTACGACTGCATCTACGAACCCACACACAAGAAAGGCCGTATTCATGCGAGCTTTGCGATAGGACATTTATGTATCCTACCGATCGGAAGAGACACATGATACAACACACCGGAGAAAAACCTTTCAAATGCACAGACTGTGATAAAGGGTTCACTAGGAAGGGATTGCTGAAGAGGCATCGTGCCTGTCATGAGGACAATATAACTCAGACGGACGACTCTATCTAA
- the LOC131427754 gene encoding SUMO-activating enzyme subunit 2, with translation MAAQLAGVFEPDLQEKIANSKILVVGAGGIGCEILKNLVLSGFQDIEIIDLDTIDVSNLNRQFLFHKEHVGKSKANVARESALSFNPNVKIKAYHDSITTTNYGVSFFQQFQLVLNALDNRAARNHVNRLCLTADVPLIESGTAGYNGQVELIKRGLTQCYECTPKAAQKSFPGCTIRNTPSEPIHCIVWAKHLFNQLFGESNEDEDVSPDTADPEAGAEAADTALATEANDKGNVDRVNTRTWAQQCEYAPEKIFNKLFYDDINYLLTMSNLWKSRIPPNPAKWDALEEDGEVAPTDTVLRDQKVLSLVESAKVFGESITALKEDFAKLAEGDHLVWDKDDKNAMDFVASCANIRAQIFNIPRKSRFEIKSMAGNIIPAIATTNAITAGVVVMHAFRVLKGELEKCKSVYMRLRPNGRNQLFVPDRDLNPPNPKCYVCAAKPEVVLKVDTKNVTVKELRDDILIKALNMIDPDVIIDGKGTIVISSEEGETDCNNDKKLDQLQIVDGCILKVDDFVQNYELTVTIVHKDPARDEANFEIVADPDTLKPKEDEASNGDDAQPSTSGQNGNSKPSSSTTVANGAGADDDDDMCIIEEDTDKAGAPAETDNGAGPSGTAVVPEKRKHDDTDAPVSKKPRVSNDEDDDDLIVIN, from the exons ATGGCGGCTCAACTAGCGGGTGTATTCGAACCGGATTTACAGGAGAAAATagcaaattccaaaattttggtTGTCGGTGCCGGTGGAATCGGTTGCGAGATTTTGAAAAATCTTGTTCTGTCCGGGTTTCAGGATATTGAAATT atTGACCTGGACACGATCGACGTTAGTAATCTGAATCGTCAGTTCCTGTTTCATAAGGAGCATGTCGGAAAATCTAAAGCGAATGTGGCCCGTGAAAGTGCTCTCAGTTTTAATCCTAACGTAAAAATTAAGGCTTATCATGACAGTATTACCAC AACCAATTACGGTGTAagttttttccagcagtttCAGCTTGTCTTGAATGCGCTGGATAATCGTGCCGCTCGAAATCACGTCAATCGGCTATGTTTGACTGCTGACGTACCACTGATTGAATCTGGCACCGCAGGTTACAATGGACAGGTGGAACTAATTAAGCGTGGTTTGACGCAGTGCTACGAATGTACTCCTAAAGCGGCACAGAAATCATTTCCCGGTTGTACGATCCGAAATACTCCTTCGGAACCGATTCATTGTATTGTTTGGGCTAAACATTTGTTCAA TCAACTTTTCGGTGAAAGTAACGAAGACGAAGATGTTTCCCCGGATACGGCTGACCCAGAAGCCGGTGCTGAAGCTGCCGATACTGCGCTAGCTACTGAAGCCAACGACAAAGGAAATGTTGACCGCGTAAATACCAGAACCTGGGCTCAGCAGTGCGAATACGCTCcggagaaaattttcaacaagctgTTCTACGATGACATCAATTACTTGTTGACTATGTCGAATCTTTGGAAAAGTCGCATCCCTCCGAACCCGGCCAAGTGGGATGCGTTGGAAGAGGACGGGGAAGTTGCTCCAACGGATACGGTTTTGCGTGATCAAAAGGTTTTGAGCTTGGTCGAATCTGCGAAGGTTTTTGGAGAAAGTATTACGGCTTTGAAGGAAGACTTCGCAAAGCTGGCCGAAGGTGACCATTTGGTTTGGGACAAGGACGATAAGAACGCAATGGATTTCGTGGCTTCATGTGCAAACATTCGTgcacaaattttcaatattccCCGAAAGAGTCGTTTTGAGATTAAATCCATGGCAGGCAACATCATTCCAGCGATAGCCACTACAAACGCAATTACGGCCGGTGTCGTGGTCATGCACGCTTTCCGCGTGCTGAAGGGAGAGCTAGAAAAATGCAAATCGGTGTACATGCGGCTTAGACCGAATGGCCGCAATCAACTGTTTGTTCCGGATCGGGATTTGAATCCGCCAAATCCAAAATGCTACGTTTGTGCTGCTAAGCCGGAAGTCGTTCTCAAGGTGGACACTAAAAACGTGACTGTGAAGGAGTTGCGGGATGACATTCTGATCAAGGCTCTCAACATGATCGATCCAGATGTGATTATCGATGGCAAAGGAACGATCGTAATTTCTTCCGAGGAAGGTGAAACTGACTGCAACAACGACAAAAAGTTGGATCAGTTACAAATCGTCGACGGTTGTATTCTGAAGGTAGATGATTTCGTTCAGAATTACGAATTAACGGTCACCATTGTTCACAAAGACCCAGCACGGGATGAGGCCAACTTTGAAATCGTGGCTGATCCTGATACTCTCAAACCGAAAGAGGACGAAGCGTCCAATGGGGACGATGCCCAGCCGTCAACCTCTGGTCAGAATGGTAATTCGAAACCTTCAAGCTCCACGACAGTAGCAAATGGTGCCGGtgctgatgacgatgatgatatgTGTATTATTGAGGAGGACACTGATAAAGCTGGTGCTCCCGCAGAGACCGACAATGGAGCAGGGCCTAGCGGCACTGCTGTTGTGCCGGAAAAACGTAAACACGATGATACGGATGCGCCGGTCAGCAAAAAACCACGCGTCTCCAACGACGAGGATGATGACGATCTAATCGTTATCAACTAG
- the LOC131427755 gene encoding histone H1B-like yields MSASEYEEDTSTTESPFIKTRPMLKQQQSSDEYDSEDDDQGRNDNGDAQSDGEDQQEEEEEEDDDQYEEEKEEQNGTENQVKVATKIVKPIHGPPRANAPKLTAAATTQHPTYDKMVFEAVKDLDENKRSGTSISKILKFVTTKYDLEDNRARLFCKKAIEKGIKDETYVKTSGVGFSGSITFSSKYRQKWNKEKKKALKPPKQSKTSAEPKPKTTSAKTKKQPPTATKKVPTSKAKPKPKAKSGKSSKDSNNNATSKAVPKKHKPGPNTKAKVSKTTGSVRLSINPKVAPPKARIAASKVNEAKSKASSKPKSSKSKVSKPKKQITVVKK; encoded by the coding sequence ATGAGTGCTTCCGAATATGAAGAAGATACGTCTACGACAGAATCCCCGTTTATTAAAACTCGACCGATGCTCAAACAGCAGCAATCCAGTGACGAATACGACTCTGAAGATGACGACCAGGGAAGGAACGACAATGGTGATGCCCAGTCTGATGGTGAAGATCAGCAGgaagaggaggaggaggaggatgacgatcaatacgaggaagaaaaagaGGAACAAAATGGAACTGAGAATCAAGTAAAAGTAGCAACTAAAATTGTAAAGCCTATCCATGGTCCACCAAGAGCAAATGCTCCGAAACTAACTGCTGCTGCTACAACCCAGCATCCTACATACGATAAAATGGTGTTCGAAGCAGTGAAGGACCTCGACGAAAATAAACGATCCGGAACATcgatcagtaaaattttaaagttcGTTACAACAAAGTACGATCTGGAAGACAACAGAGCCAGATTGTTTTGCAAGAAAGCCATCGAGAAAGGAATTaaagacgaaacctacgtcaaaACCTCGGGGGTGGGCTTCAGTGGATCGATAACTTTTTCCTCCAAGTACCGGCAGAAATGgaacaaagaaaaaaagaaagcaCTGAAACCACCCAAACAGTCGAAAACTTCTGCTGAACCTAAGCCAAAAACAACcagtgccaaaaccaaaaaacaGCCGCCCACTGCAACGAAAAAGGTGCCCACCAGTAAGGCTAAGCCCAAGCCTAAAGCCAAAAGCGGAAAGTCGTCGAAAGATAGCAACAATAATGCCACAAGCAAAGCAGTTCCTAAGAAGCATAAACCTGGGCCGAACACGAAAGCTAAAGTTTCCAAAACGACGGGTAGTGTTCGTCTTTCGATCAATCCAAAGGTTGCCCCCCCGAAAGCAAGGATTGCGGCATCGAAAGTGAACGAAGCTAAGTCGAAAGCTTCTTCGAAGCCGAAGTCATCCAAGTCGAAGGTATCCAAGCCGAAAAAGCAGATTACGGTTGTTAAAAAATAG